The Bacteroidia bacterium DNA window AGACACAAATTGCTTTTCTTCCCTGGGACAAGTCGGACGACTTTTACGCATTCTTCAAAGCTAGAACAACAGTATCAAACCAAGACCTACAAAAATATGTGAAATACATAAACCGGGAAGAAATAGACTCATATGAGATTATGGAAAGTGAGATAAGTGTAATAGGAATAGAAAATGGTAAACCCGTTCCAAATTGGCTAAAACTACAATTGTACAAAAAAGCAAAGCCGGGACATCTTGCTGCCAAGTATAAAATACCCGGAAATTCCAAATGGTTTGAGCTCGGAGAACTTCAAATCATAGACAGACAAATAACTCTTCCTTTGACCCTCCTGTTTCTTTCTTACGCAAAAGAGGACAAGAAAACGGTAAAGTTAGCTATGAACGACTTGCACGACAATGGCGTATTGACATGGTTTGACGAGAAAGACCTCCTACCAGGAGACGACTGGGAAGCAAAAATTGAAGAGGCCATTGAAAAGTCCGACTACGTTTTGGTATTCTTGTCATCCAAGACCATTGACAAAGTCGGTTACAAGAACAAGGAAATCAAATACGCACTTGACCAATACTCATTGAGACCCTCAGGAAAAAGGTATATAATTCCCATTCTACTTGACGAATGCACACCACCAAGAGAGTTTAAAGGAATACATTGGTTAAAAGCAACAGAGGAGAATTGGTTTGAAAAACTATTAGTATCAATAGGGAAATACCCGATTGACAAAGACATAATAGATTAAAAAGCACTGGCTACAACAGCACCTAAAAAACATGGGGTACCTACAGGTAGCGAGACATTTTGTACTTTGGTTCAAACATTTTCCCAGCCGAGAACGATACGGTTTTTAATGCCCCACGTTTCTTAACTGCAAACCGCTATCGGCAATTTAAAGAAAGACAGTGCAGTAAACTGATGAGATATGGAAATTTTTAAGAACGTAACTGAATGTATTATTTTTTCTAAATGTGCAATAAATCTGTATCCTTCATTGAAAAAAATAATAGAGACAAAAGATTTTACTACATGGACAGATAAACTAAATAAAAGTTCAGATTTTCGAGATATGCTTATTGGTGAAAATTCCAAATTAAACTTACTAAATACTTCTGTTTTGATTGGATTAAGCATTGATAAATCACTTGATGATACGCTTTTTGCATATTATAAGATGCTATTTAAAAAGGCCGATTTGTATTTGGAAAGTTTTCCAAAACTGAAGACTAACAAAAATTTTAAAGACAAACTCAAAAACATAGAGAATTTGAATTTTTTATCGACACTTAGTGAGTTGTCTTTGGCTTATAAGTTAAAAGAATCTGGATTTTCTATCAAGTTTGAAACAAAATTTAAACAATCAAATACTGGAAGGAACAGAGATGTAGATATTAGCATTTCAGACAATAAAAATAATGAAACTCATTTTGAGGTTTATATGCCTAACAAACAATTAGACCTTAATGGATTTTTTGACCTACATCAAGATGATGCACATTTTTCAAGTAAAATAGAGCAGAAGCTAATTGATAAATTTGGACAAGATGGT harbors:
- a CDS encoding toll/interleukin-1 receptor domain-containing protein, with protein sequence MKELNSSTLNGKAVKIKLKNGSSQIGFLPIQSNNEIFEKTQIAFLPWDKSDDFYAFFKARTTVSNQDLQKYVKYINREEIDSYEIMESEISVIGIENGKPVPNWLKLQLYKKAKPGHLAAKYKIPGNSKWFELGELQIIDRQITLPLTLLFLSYAKEDKKTVKLAMNDLHDNGVLTWFDEKDLLPGDDWEAKIEEAIEKSDYVLVFLSSKTIDKVGYKNKEIKYALDQYSLRPSGKRYIIPILLDECTPPREFKGIHWLKATEENWFEKLLVSIGKYPIDKDIID